The following DNA comes from Bacteroidota bacterium.
CCAGACGTACAATTTTCTCGCATCCTTTTCGTGAAATAACTTTCAAACATTGGGCAACACCGGGCGTCTGCATGTGTTCGATGCCTGCGTAAAGGTCTTCAACATTTTCACGTACAACAACTAAATCGATTCCGCGTCCGCTGTATGGAGTCGTAATACCGGGAAGTTCTCTTGCTGGTCTTATATTCCCAAAAGTTTCAAACAGTTTTCTTAATGTAACGTTGGCGCTTTTCTCTCCAAATCCGACTGGGGTTTCAAGCGGTCCCTTTAACGCAACTCGTGTGTGCATAATGGAATCTATAGTATCTTTTGGAACTCCCGATTCCACTCCTTTTCTGAATACGCTTTCACCGGCATTATGTTCTTCCCACTCGATTGCAACGCCGGTAGCTTCGATGATTTTCGTGGTTGAGTGAACGCACTCAGGTCCTATTCCGTCTCCGGGAATTAACGTTACAAGTTTTTTTCCGTTTTTTGTCCTGTATTTCATTTTAGTTCTCCTTTTTTTTAACCGCTTTTGGCGGGATTGTTTTTCAGTTAGGTAATTTTCTCCTTGCCATATTCAGCATACCGCCGGCTAGGAGGATTTCCTTTTGTCTTTCTGTAAGGTCATAGTTGAGTTTTATTTCTTTATTTTTTGTTAGAATTTTTAGAACAACTTGTCCTTTCTGTTCGCCTGATTTCAACTGTTCTCTGATACTCTCTAAAGCTAACTCGTCTCCGAAATCGATGTTGTTATAATCATTCGCGTCGGAGAAAGTAAGCGGTAAAATTCCAAAGTTTATTAAATTTGCCCGATGAATACGGTTGAATATTTTTACGATGACGGCTTTAACCCCCAAGAATCTCGGTGAGAGCGCAGCATGTTCACGGCTTGACCCTTGTCCGTAGTTGTCGCCGCCGATGACGAATCCGCCGCCCCACTCTTTGCATCGCTTTGGGAATTCCGGATCGACACGTGTGAATGTGAATTCAGAAATTGCAGGGATGTTCGATCTTAAAGGAAGCACCTTGGCGCCCGCGGGTGAAATATGGTCGGTTGAAATGTTGTCGCCTGCTTTCAATAAAACTTTGCCCTTGACAGTTGCGGGCATCTCATCGAATTGTGGAATCGGTTTGATGTTAGGTCCGCGAATGATTTCAATTTTCTCCGGATCGGTTGCGGGCGGAACAATCATTGAATCTACGATCAAATATTTTTCCGGTTCACTGCGTTTCATGGGTTGAATGTTAAAAGCTTTTGCCGCATCCCGCGGGTCGGTGATGTATCCCATAAGTGCCGTTGCAGTAGCGGTTTCCGGCGACGCCAAATATGCTTTCGCGTCCATCGTTCCGGTTCTGCCCTCGAAATTTCTGTTGAAGGAGCGCACCGAAACTCCGCCGCTTGGCGGTGCTTGTCCCATGCCGATACACGGACCGCAAGCCGATTCAAGTATTCGCGCGCCAGAAGAAATAATATCTGCTAGTTCATTATTGCGAGCAATCATTTCAAAAACTTGCTTTGAACCGGGTGTGAGTGTGAACGATGTGTTGGGATGGATTGAATTATTCTTCAGCATGTGCGCTGCAACGCTCAGGTCAAAGTAACTTGAGTTAGTGCAGGAACCGATGCAAGCCTGGTCAGCTTTAATTTTTTGTTTAGCAAGTTCGCTTACTTTCACTACGTTATCCGGCGCGTGTGGTTGTGCGATTAATGGTTCTAACTTATCGAGGTCAATTACCAATCCGTCGAACTCAACTGTAACAAAGCCAGCTTTATCCGTTTCGCTAATAGATAAATTTATCGCACTTCCTTCTTTCAATGCCGCAATCGCGCGTTTGTCGTTTTCGGTGTGTAATTTTATATCGACACGATCGTAAGCTGCCCCGGCATCCGCCTTTAATTCCTTCCAGGCGTTTCCTCTTCCTTGAGCTTCGAGATAACCTTTAGTAACTTTATCACTTGGGAAGACAGATGTTGTTGCGCCAAGCTCGGCACCCATGTTTGTAATTGTGAACCTATCGCCGATAGCTAACGAATCGACACCGGGTCCATGATACTCAATAATTTTATTGATGCCGCCTTTACAAGTGAGCAAACGGAGAACTTCGAGTATGATATCTTTTCCTGAGACCCAGGGCTGCAAATTTCCCGTAAGTTTCACTCCTAAAATTTTTGGCATCGATATCACGTATGGCTCGCCAGCCATTGCGAGAGCGATGTCTAATCCGCCCGCACCGATAGCAATCATTCCAAGCCCGCCACCTGTTGGCGTGTGCGAGTCGGAGCCGATTAAAGTTTCACCCGGAACTCCGAATCTTTCACGGTGAACCTGATGGCAAATTCCGTTTCCGGGACGTGAAAAATATATTCCGTACTTAGCGGCAACGCTCTGTAAATACTGATGGTCGTCAGCATTCATAAAATCTTGTTGAAGCATATTATGGTCAACGTAGCTTACCGAAAGTTTTGTACGGATGCGAGGAACACCCATCGCTTCGAACTGCAGGTATGCCATCGTACCGGTAGCATCTTGAGTGAGAATTTGATCGATACGAATTGAAATTTCAGAACCCGGTTCCATTTTCCCTGAAACGAGGTGGTCTCGAAGAATTTTTTGAGAAAGATTATGTGCCATTAGGTTATCTCCATAGGTTAAGAACTAAAATGTTATTGAAAAAACTGTAGAATTATAGCAAAAATAAGGTTGAAATGCAATCTTGATTATCATAACAATAATAACTATATTTGTAACAAATTTTAATCAATCATTCAATTTTTTTATAGGAGATTTAATGAAAAAGACAATATTTTTTGTAATTTTAGCAGTTCTGTTTGCTAACCTCATGTTCACCGGATATCAATGCGGTTCTGCCGAAATGACGAGCTCTAAACTTTACATGCAAAGATCGGAATGGGAGAACGCGAAGGATCAACTTCAAAAAGAACTTGCAAAGCGGCCGGAAAATTATGAAGCATGGTACTGGCTTGGACGAGTGAATCACGAACAGAAGAACTATCCTGAGATGTTAAGTGCATTTAACAATTCGTTAAAATTAAGCGGTCAGTTTACAAAAGAAATCGATGCTATCCGTCTGAGCGTATGGGCACAAACTTTTAACAAAGGAGTTGAACATTTTAATTCAGCTCTGAGCAGCGAACCGGACAAAGCACCTGAATTTTTCGACAAAGCTATCAGTCAACTCAAAACTGCTATCACAGTTCAACCCGACAGCTTCCCGCCTTATCGTGTGTTAGCTTTAACTTTTTATGGAATGAAAGATAAAAATAACGCAGAGAATTATTTGAAAGAAGCACTTGCACGACAGAATGACGGGCATCTTGGCAGAATATTAGGAGGTATTTATTATGACCGCGCAATGTCGTTGAAAGCAGAAGCTTTGAAATTGGAAAGTCCTCAGAAAGAAGAAGCTTTCGCTAAAGTAAAAATTATTTTTAATCAGGCGATACAAGCATTAGAACATGCTTTAGTA
Coding sequences within:
- a CDS encoding aconitate hydratase, translated to MAHNLSQKILRDHLVSGKMEPGSEISIRIDQILTQDATGTMAYLQFEAMGVPRIRTKLSVSYVDHNMLQQDFMNADDHQYLQSVAAKYGIYFSRPGNGICHQVHRERFGVPGETLIGSDSHTPTGGGLGMIAIGAGGLDIALAMAGEPYVISMPKILGVKLTGNLQPWVSGKDIILEVLRLLTCKGGINKIIEYHGPGVDSLAIGDRFTITNMGAELGATTSVFPSDKVTKGYLEAQGRGNAWKELKADAGAAYDRVDIKLHTENDKRAIAALKEGSAINLSISETDKAGFVTVEFDGLVIDLDKLEPLIAQPHAPDNVVKVSELAKQKIKADQACIGSCTNSSYFDLSVAAHMLKNNSIHPNTSFTLTPGSKQVFEMIARNNELADIISSGARILESACGPCIGMGQAPPSGGVSVRSFNRNFEGRTGTMDAKAYLASPETATATALMGYITDPRDAAKAFNIQPMKRSEPEKYLIVDSMIVPPATDPEKIEIIRGPNIKPIPQFDEMPATVKGKVLLKAGDNISTDHISPAGAKVLPLRSNIPAISEFTFTRVDPEFPKRCKEWGGGFVIGGDNYGQGSSREHAALSPRFLGVKAVIVKIFNRIHRANLINFGILPLTFSDANDYNNIDFGDELALESIREQLKSGEQKGQVVLKILTKNKEIKLNYDLTERQKEILLAGGMLNMARRKLPN
- a CDS encoding tetratricopeptide repeat protein, with protein sequence MKKTIFFVILAVLFANLMFTGYQCGSAEMTSSKLYMQRSEWENAKDQLQKELAKRPENYEAWYWLGRVNHEQKNYPEMLSAFNNSLKLSGQFTKEIDAIRLSVWAQTFNKGVEHFNSALSSEPDKAPEFFDKAISQLKTAITVQPDSFPPYRVLALTFYGMKDKNNAENYLKEALARQNDGHLGRILGGIYYDRAMSLKAEALKLESPQKEEAFAKVKIIFNQAIQALEHALVASPNDAAILIILNDSYIAAGRTEDAMKSYQLAIVADPNNKLVHYNYGVLLLRAANFAEAAEQFEIALNIDQDFTDALYNVSATYMQWGARMKEKAEAEIKNDKNKQLDKSFEEKFRKAKGFLERLVKLSENDVAAWETLGMANTLLNIPKEAKVAFDKADSLRKAK